In Streptomyces sclerotialus, one genomic interval encodes:
- the htpX gene encoding zinc metalloprotease HtpX yields MAQTRFAPDRGLTSRMVVTMFFIGLLYVVVVGVLVVLLKGAWLIVLVITGALFIGQFWFSDRIAAFGMGAREVTPEQAPELHGAVDRLCALADMPKPKVCIADSDIPNAFATGRNQRNSLICATTGLLRRLEPEELEGVLAHELSHVAHRDVAVMTIASFLGVLAGIITRAALWSGVGRSNRDNNAAVAILIVTAVSAVVYVISFLLTRLLSRYRELSADRAAAILTGRPSALAAALTKVTGQMARIPTRDLRRAEPFNAFYFAPAFSQRNAVQLLSSHPTLEQRLDQLGRLAAQLGRP; encoded by the coding sequence ATGGCACAGACCCGATTCGCCCCGGACCGCGGACTGACCTCGCGCATGGTCGTGACGATGTTCTTCATCGGGCTGCTGTACGTCGTGGTCGTCGGCGTGCTGGTGGTACTCCTCAAAGGCGCCTGGCTGATCGTGCTGGTGATCACGGGAGCCCTGTTCATCGGACAGTTCTGGTTCAGCGACCGGATCGCGGCGTTCGGCATGGGCGCCCGGGAGGTCACCCCCGAGCAGGCACCCGAGCTGCACGGCGCGGTCGACCGGCTGTGCGCGCTCGCCGACATGCCCAAGCCCAAGGTCTGCATCGCCGACAGCGACATCCCGAACGCCTTCGCCACCGGGCGCAACCAGCGGAACTCCCTGATCTGTGCCACCACCGGGCTGCTGCGCCGACTGGAGCCCGAGGAGCTGGAAGGGGTGCTCGCGCACGAGCTGTCGCACGTCGCGCACCGCGACGTGGCAGTGATGACCATCGCCTCGTTCCTGGGCGTGCTGGCCGGGATCATCACCCGGGCGGCGCTCTGGAGCGGCGTGGGACGCAGCAACCGGGACAACAACGCGGCCGTCGCCATCCTGATCGTCACGGCCGTCAGCGCGGTGGTCTACGTCATCAGCTTCCTGCTCACCCGGCTGCTGTCCCGCTACCGGGAACTGTCCGCCGACCGGGCCGCCGCAATCCTCACCGGCCGGCCGTCCGCGCTGGCCGCAGCGCTCACCAAGGTCACCGGGCAGATGGCCCGGATTCCCACCCGGGACCTGCGCCGGGCCGAGCCCTTCAACGCCTTCTACTTCGCCCCGGCCTTCTCCCAGCGGAACGCCGTCCAGCTGCTGTCCTCGCACCCGACGCTGGAACAGCGCCTGGACCAGCTCGGCCGCCTCGCCGCCCAGCTGGGCCGCCCGTGA
- the pspAB gene encoding PspA-associated protein PspAB — MGFLDVILGRSKPVRPDLDQLFALPSAAITLQAATGFTPTGRGSVCFASVEGGAFARIQADVRALLGPSVEYTQDQYGYTWLLARHAAEDTAGLVNDLHAVNTSLQESGFGPQLLCSLVGFRDERDRSLALVYLYKRGTFYPFAPLPGGVEKRDNPLELQVRSLLTDDLTVERDLSRWFPVWGAPGL, encoded by the coding sequence ATGGGATTCCTGGACGTGATCCTCGGCCGCAGCAAGCCGGTACGCCCCGACCTCGACCAGCTCTTCGCGCTGCCGTCCGCCGCGATCACCCTGCAGGCGGCGACGGGATTCACACCGACCGGCCGGGGATCGGTCTGCTTCGCGAGCGTCGAGGGCGGTGCGTTCGCCCGTATCCAGGCCGATGTGCGGGCCCTGCTCGGACCGTCGGTGGAGTACACCCAGGACCAGTACGGCTACACCTGGCTCCTCGCCCGGCACGCCGCCGAGGACACCGCGGGCCTGGTCAACGATCTGCACGCGGTCAACACCTCGCTCCAGGAAAGCGGCTTCGGCCCGCAGCTGCTCTGCTCGCTGGTCGGCTTCCGCGACGAGCGCGACCGTTCGCTCGCCCTGGTGTACCTCTACAAGCGCGGCACGTTCTACCCCTTCGCGCCGCTGCCCGGCGGCGTCGAGAAGCGCGACAACCCGCTCGAACTCCAGGTGCGGTCCCTGCTCACCGACGACCTGACCGTGGAGCGGGACCTGAGCCGCTGGTTCCCGGTGTGGGGTGCGCCGGGGCTGTGA
- the cydD gene encoding thiol reductant ABC exporter subunit CydD: MFHVKPIDPRLLRYARATRFFLVAVVVLGLAGAGLVIGQAMLIAEVVVGAFQRDLGLGDLTTPVLLLALISVGRGLVSWLTELAAHRASAAVKSELRTRLLEKATGLGPSWLGTQRTGELTTLATRGIDALDDYFARYLPQLGLAVVVPVAVLVRIVTGDWISAATIVITLPLIPLFMILIGWATQSRMDRQWKLLTRLSGHFLDVVAGLPTLKVFGRAKAQAAAIRTITGEYRQATLRTLRIAFLSSFALELLSTISVALVAVGVGMRLVHGDLDLSTGLMVLILAPEAYLPLRQVGAQYHAAAEGLAAAEEIFDVLETEPEPGHAGTRQAPAGTGISVDGLVVRHPGRSEPSLPQTSFEVAAGETVALTGPSGAGKTTLLNVLLGFTAPAAGRILVDGVDLTTLSPDSWRRRVAWVPQHPYLFAGTVAENVRLARPDADDAAVRTALRDAGALDFVDALPDGPDTRLGESGAGLSAGQRQRLALARAFLADRPVLLLDEPTANLDGETEASVVAAVHRLAKGRTVILVAHRPALLAAADRVVHLRGPAPAPTTEGTGTEGAVVGCAAKQSDDHPRSPGPDADHDAEPGRTGTPTLSRLRRLAQAHRARFALALLLGSLALGSAVGLMATSGWLISRASQHPPVLYLMVAVTATRAFGIGRAVFRYAERLVAHDAVFRMLADVRVAVYRRLEKLAPAGLRDRSRGDLLSRLVADVDAGQDYFLRWLLPAGAAVVVGAGSAGFTAWLLPEAGAVLAAGLLLAGVAVPLVSGALARRAERRLAPARGALSARVVDLLTGTAELTVAGALRERLSGTRRADRDLTSVASRSAAAAGAGAGLTALLTGLTVAAAAVVGVQAVHDGRLSGVSLAVVVLTPLAAFEAVAGLPLAVQYRQRTHRAAERVFEVLDAPVPVCEPAEPVAAPESPFPVVVKGLTARHPGQYRPALDGVGFTLAPGRRIAVVGPSGSGKTTLAQVLLRFLDREGGTYTLGGVDAQRADGDAVRRLVGLCAQDAHLFDSSVRENLRLARTGAEEADLWDALERARLADWVRGLPDGLDTLVGEHGARLSGGQRQRLALARALLADFPVLVLDEPAEHLDLMTADALTADLLDATSGRTTVLITHRLAGLEAVDQILVLDGGRVVQRGPYEELATVDGPFRRMRERERAADARHTAAGTALRP, encoded by the coding sequence ATGTTTCACGTGAAACCGATCGACCCGCGCCTGCTCCGGTACGCCCGCGCCACCCGCTTCTTCCTCGTCGCGGTGGTGGTGCTCGGCCTTGCCGGAGCGGGCCTGGTCATCGGCCAGGCGATGCTCATCGCCGAGGTCGTCGTCGGGGCGTTCCAGCGCGACCTCGGCCTCGGCGACCTGACGACACCGGTCCTGCTGCTCGCGCTGATCTCGGTCGGCCGGGGGCTCGTCTCCTGGCTGACCGAGCTGGCCGCGCACCGGGCGAGCGCCGCGGTCAAGTCCGAACTGCGCACGCGACTCCTGGAGAAGGCCACCGGGCTCGGCCCCTCCTGGCTGGGCACTCAGCGCACCGGCGAGCTCACCACCCTCGCCACCCGCGGCATCGACGCGCTCGACGACTACTTCGCGCGCTACCTGCCGCAGCTCGGCCTCGCGGTCGTCGTCCCCGTCGCGGTACTCGTACGGATCGTCACCGGCGACTGGATCTCCGCGGCGACCATCGTCATCACGCTCCCGCTCATCCCGCTGTTCATGATCCTCATCGGCTGGGCGACCCAGTCGCGGATGGACCGGCAGTGGAAGCTGCTGACCCGGTTGTCCGGGCACTTCCTCGACGTCGTCGCAGGGCTGCCCACGCTGAAGGTCTTCGGCCGGGCCAAGGCCCAGGCAGCGGCCATCCGCACCATCACCGGCGAATACCGCCAGGCCACGCTGCGCACCCTGCGCATCGCCTTCCTGTCCTCCTTCGCCCTGGAACTCCTCTCCACGATCTCGGTCGCGCTGGTCGCGGTCGGCGTCGGCATGCGTCTCGTCCATGGCGACCTCGACCTCTCCACCGGGCTGATGGTGCTGATCCTGGCGCCGGAGGCCTACCTGCCGCTGCGGCAGGTGGGCGCGCAGTACCACGCGGCGGCCGAGGGACTGGCCGCCGCCGAGGAGATCTTCGACGTCCTGGAGACCGAGCCGGAGCCCGGCCACGCCGGAACCCGCCAGGCGCCCGCCGGCACCGGCATATCCGTCGACGGCCTGGTCGTACGCCACCCAGGGCGCTCCGAACCGTCCCTGCCCCAGACTTCGTTCGAGGTGGCGGCGGGAGAGACGGTGGCGCTCACCGGCCCGTCCGGCGCCGGCAAGACCACCCTGCTGAACGTCCTGCTCGGCTTCACCGCACCGGCAGCGGGCCGGATCCTGGTCGACGGCGTGGACCTCACCACGCTCTCCCCCGACAGCTGGCGCCGCCGCGTCGCCTGGGTGCCGCAACACCCCTACCTGTTCGCCGGCACGGTCGCCGAGAACGTACGGCTGGCCCGCCCGGACGCGGACGACGCGGCGGTACGGACCGCGCTGCGCGACGCCGGTGCCCTCGACTTCGTCGACGCGCTCCCCGACGGCCCGGACACCCGCCTGGGCGAGTCCGGCGCGGGTCTCTCCGCGGGCCAGCGCCAACGGCTCGCGCTTGCCCGCGCGTTCCTCGCCGACCGCCCGGTACTCCTTCTGGACGAGCCCACCGCGAACCTCGACGGCGAGACGGAGGCCTCCGTCGTGGCCGCGGTACACCGTCTGGCCAAGGGCCGCACGGTCATCCTCGTAGCCCACCGCCCGGCGCTGCTCGCAGCCGCGGACAGGGTCGTACACCTTCGTGGACCTGCACCCGCCCCGACGACGGAAGGGACCGGGACGGAGGGGGCGGTCGTCGGGTGTGCAGCGAAGCAGTCCGACGACCACCCCCGGAGCCCCGGTCCCGACGCCGACCACGACGCCGAGCCGGGCCGCACAGGTACCCCCACCCTGTCCCGCCTCCGCCGGCTGGCCCAAGCACACCGCGCCCGCTTCGCCCTGGCCCTGCTGCTCGGCAGTCTCGCACTGGGCAGCGCAGTAGGCCTGATGGCCACCTCCGGCTGGCTGATCTCCAGGGCCTCACAGCATCCCCCGGTGCTCTACCTGATGGTTGCGGTCACCGCGACCCGCGCGTTCGGCATCGGCCGCGCCGTCTTCCGGTACGCCGAGCGGCTGGTCGCGCACGACGCGGTGTTCCGGATGCTGGCGGACGTACGGGTGGCGGTCTACCGGCGGCTGGAGAAGCTCGCGCCCGCCGGACTGCGCGACCGCAGCCGCGGCGATCTGCTGTCCCGCCTGGTGGCGGACGTGGACGCCGGTCAGGACTACTTCCTGCGCTGGCTGCTGCCCGCCGGCGCGGCCGTCGTGGTCGGCGCGGGCTCGGCCGGCTTCACCGCCTGGCTGCTGCCGGAGGCCGGTGCGGTGCTCGCCGCCGGACTGCTGCTGGCAGGCGTCGCCGTGCCGCTGGTGTCCGGCGCGCTGGCCCGGCGTGCCGAACGACGGCTGGCCCCGGCGCGCGGCGCACTGTCCGCGCGCGTCGTCGACCTGCTCACCGGTACGGCCGAACTGACCGTCGCGGGCGCCCTGCGGGAGCGGCTGTCCGGTACCCGGCGTGCGGACCGCGACCTCACTTCGGTGGCCTCCCGGTCCGCCGCGGCGGCCGGCGCGGGCGCCGGGCTGACCGCGCTGCTGACCGGGCTGACCGTCGCGGCCGCCGCGGTGGTCGGCGTACAGGCCGTGCACGACGGCCGGCTGAGCGGGGTGAGCCTGGCGGTGGTCGTGCTGACGCCGCTGGCCGCGTTCGAAGCGGTGGCCGGGCTGCCGCTCGCGGTGCAGTACCGGCAGCGCACCCACCGGGCCGCCGAGCGGGTCTTCGAGGTGCTGGACGCGCCTGTGCCGGTATGTGAGCCGGCCGAGCCGGTGGCGGCCCCCGAGTCGCCGTTCCCGGTGGTGGTGAAGGGGCTGACGGCCCGCCACCCCGGGCAGTACCGGCCGGCGCTCGACGGTGTGGGATTCACGCTCGCGCCCGGCCGCCGGATCGCGGTCGTCGGCCCGTCGGGCTCGGGCAAGACCACCCTCGCCCAGGTGCTGCTGCGCTTCCTGGACCGCGAGGGGGGTACGTACACGCTGGGCGGGGTGGACGCGCAGCGGGCGGACGGTGACGCGGTACGGCGGCTGGTCGGGCTGTGCGCGCAGGACGCCCACCTCTTCGACAGCTCGGTGCGGGAGAACCTCCGGCTGGCCCGTACAGGGGCCGAGGAGGCCGACCTGTGGGACGCGCTGGAGCGGGCCCGGCTCGCGGACTGGGTGCGCGGACTGCCGGACGGGCTGGACACGCTGGTCGGCGAGCACGGCGCGCGGCTGTCCGGCGGACAGCGGCAGCGCCTGGCGCTGGCCCGTGCGCTGCTCGCCGACTTCCCGGTGCTGGTGCTGGACGAGCCCGCCGAGCACCTGGACCTGATGACCGCCGACGCGCTGACCGCGGACCTGCTGGACGCGACCAGCGGCCGGACGACGGTACTGATCACGCACCGGCTCGCGGGCCTGGAGGCGGTCGACCAGATCCTCGTCCTGGACGGCGGGCGCGTGGTGCAGCGCGGGCCGTACGAGGAACTGGCCACGGTCGACGGTCCGTTCCGCAGGATGCGGGAGCGGGAAAGGGCGGCGGACGCGCGCCACACCGCGGCCGGTACGGCGCTCCGCCCGTAG
- a CDS encoding sensor histidine kinase produces the protein MDAATEATRSLQGVAPEVTARLPRLLEAMRTVGAGLDLHVTLDRIVETAAELADARYAAIGIVDQARDGLSDFVTYGVTAEDHRRIGALPDGRKGLLGALINDPRPLRLADLTQDPRAAGFPPGHPPMRTFLGVPIRVQGEIFGNLYLTEKRGGGEFSEGDLHMVRVLATEAGLAIGNARMYAAARQRERWIDGAAAVTTALLAGSDVDESLAVVAEQARRLADSAAGIVLLPVEDGGLEIVAVAADDPARIMGTQIPPDSPVTATLLAGEPVFVEDSATDPRMITEVAPYFGPSMLLPLKSGGRVLGTLATPRARGARRFTPAERTLATQFAAQAALALVLADARRDRERLAVYQDRDRIARDLHDLVIQRLFATGMMLEGAARKAVVPEVRQGVGKAVDELDVTIQEIRTAIFALQQGPAEAPSGLRTRVLREIGTAAVPLGFQPSVNFVGPVDARVGESTGKNLVAALREALSNAFRHAQASRIEVVVDATATLPDGRDAVRLTVADDGVGIPEGGRRSGLKNLARRAEALGGSSTYGPGLGEDGAGTLVTWEAPL, from the coding sequence ATGGACGCCGCCACGGAGGCCACCCGCAGCCTCCAGGGCGTCGCCCCCGAGGTCACCGCCCGGCTGCCGCGTCTGCTGGAGGCCATGCGGACCGTCGGCGCCGGGCTGGACCTGCACGTCACGCTGGACCGCATCGTGGAGACCGCGGCCGAGCTCGCCGACGCCCGGTACGCGGCCATCGGCATCGTCGACCAGGCCCGCGACGGCCTGTCGGACTTCGTGACGTACGGCGTGACCGCCGAGGACCACCGGCGCATCGGCGCGCTGCCCGACGGCCGCAAAGGCCTGCTCGGCGCGCTCATCAACGATCCCCGGCCGCTGCGCCTCGCCGACCTCACGCAGGACCCGCGCGCGGCCGGCTTCCCGCCCGGGCACCCGCCGATGCGCACGTTCCTCGGGGTGCCGATCCGCGTCCAGGGGGAGATCTTCGGCAATCTCTACCTGACGGAGAAGCGCGGCGGCGGTGAGTTCAGCGAGGGCGATCTGCACATGGTGCGGGTCCTCGCGACGGAGGCGGGCCTCGCCATCGGCAACGCCCGTATGTACGCGGCGGCCCGGCAGCGCGAGCGCTGGATCGACGGCGCGGCCGCCGTCACCACCGCGCTGCTCGCCGGCAGCGACGTGGACGAGTCGCTGGCGGTCGTCGCCGAGCAGGCCCGGCGGCTGGCGGACTCCGCCGCCGGGATCGTGCTGCTCCCGGTGGAGGACGGCGGGCTGGAGATCGTGGCCGTGGCGGCGGACGACCCGGCGCGCATCATGGGGACGCAGATCCCGCCGGACAGCCCGGTGACCGCCACCCTCCTCGCCGGGGAGCCGGTGTTCGTCGAGGACTCGGCGACCGACCCGCGCATGATCACCGAGGTCGCGCCGTATTTCGGGCCCAGCATGCTGCTGCCCCTGAAGAGCGGCGGCCGTGTCCTGGGCACCCTCGCCACCCCGAGGGCCCGCGGCGCACGCCGGTTCACCCCGGCCGAACGCACGCTGGCCACCCAGTTCGCCGCGCAGGCCGCGCTGGCGCTGGTCCTGGCGGACGCGCGGCGCGACCGCGAGCGGCTGGCCGTGTACCAGGACCGCGACCGGATCGCGCGAGACCTGCACGACCTGGTCATCCAGCGGTTGTTCGCCACCGGGATGATGCTGGAGGGCGCCGCCCGCAAGGCCGTGGTTCCCGAGGTACGGCAGGGCGTGGGCAAGGCCGTCGACGAACTGGACGTGACGATCCAGGAGATCCGTACCGCGATCTTCGCCCTCCAGCAGGGGCCCGCGGAGGCACCGTCGGGGCTGCGCACACGGGTGCTGCGCGAGATCGGTACGGCGGCGGTGCCGCTGGGCTTCCAGCCGTCCGTGAACTTCGTCGGCCCCGTGGACGCCAGGGTCGGCGAGTCGACCGGCAAGAATCTGGTCGCCGCGCTGCGGGAGGCGCTGTCCAACGCCTTCCGGCACGCCCAGGCCTCCCGGATCGAGGTCGTCGTGGACGCCACGGCCACGCTGCCGGACGGGCGGGACGCGGTACGGCTGACGGTCGCGGACGACGGTGTGGGCATCCCTGAGGGCGGCCGGCGCAGCGGCCTGAAGAACCTCGCCCGGCGGGCCGAGGCGCTGGGCGGGTCCAGTACGTACGGACCGGGGCTCGGCGAGGACGGGGCGGGCACGTTGGTGACGTGGGAGGCGCCTCTCTAG
- a CDS encoding M23 family metallopeptidase — MCAFTIMLGGLLPGGLPAGGAPVGTAAAATAYEGAARPGAAARHEGAARHERAARRGAEMRHGSGARYESGRPGRAAARGRPGRLDRARLEVLRLGVAAGRAGRSYEVGVRAARAERARAERLTDRLRRERRTAAALRRTAGRIAAQQYRTGSGLSVTVRTLTAAAPEGVLRAHRLAERRQHDLVVRARTALRLSRELAAGSAAAAGRTQALAARQQRLAGERERIGRSLERARGRLWRLVVGAAGSGSCGGPLVEVSSAAGALAAGTPSARGWTRPVADYALSASFGGVGAHWSHRHTGQDFAVPVGTRVRSAGHGRVTAVECGGAFGINVVVRHGAHTYTQYAHLSAVLVRPGQRVRAGQPIALSGNTGNSTGPHLHFEVRRGPGVDTAVEPLRWLRKRGVRV, encoded by the coding sequence GTGTGTGCCTTCACGATCATGCTGGGCGGCCTGCTGCCCGGCGGGCTGCCCGCAGGAGGCGCGCCCGTCGGCACGGCCGCCGCTGCCACCGCGTACGAAGGCGCGGCGCGGCCGGGAGCCGCGGCGCGCCACGAGGGCGCCGCGCGGCACGAGAGGGCGGCGCGGCGCGGGGCCGAGATGCGGCACGGGAGCGGTGCGCGTTACGAGAGCGGCAGGCCGGGCCGCGCCGCCGCACGCGGACGGCCCGGCCGGCTGGACCGCGCGCGCCTGGAAGTGCTGCGGCTCGGGGTGGCGGCGGGCCGGGCCGGGCGGTCCTACGAGGTCGGCGTGCGGGCCGCGAGGGCCGAGCGGGCCCGGGCCGAGCGGCTGACCGACCGGCTGCGCCGGGAACGGCGTACGGCGGCGGCACTGCGCCGTACCGCCGGCCGGATCGCGGCCCAGCAGTACCGCACCGGCAGCGGGCTGTCCGTCACCGTGCGCACGCTGACCGCGGCCGCGCCGGAGGGCGTGCTGCGCGCCCATCGGCTGGCCGAGCGCCGACAGCATGACCTGGTGGTCCGGGCGCGTACGGCACTGCGCCTGAGCCGGGAGCTGGCGGCGGGGAGCGCGGCGGCGGCCGGCCGTACGCAGGCGCTCGCCGCCCGGCAGCAGCGGCTGGCCGGGGAGCGGGAGCGGATCGGGCGCAGCCTGGAGCGGGCGCGCGGCCGGCTGTGGCGGCTGGTGGTCGGTGCGGCGGGGTCCGGCAGCTGCGGCGGGCCGCTGGTCGAGGTGTCCTCGGCCGCCGGGGCCCTCGCGGCCGGTACGCCGTCCGCGCGGGGCTGGACCCGGCCGGTGGCGGACTACGCGCTGTCGGCCTCGTTCGGCGGGGTCGGCGCGCACTGGTCGCACCGCCACACGGGGCAGGACTTCGCGGTGCCCGTCGGGACGCGGGTACGGTCAGCGGGGCACGGCCGGGTGACGGCGGTGGAGTGCGGCGGCGCCTTCGGGATCAACGTGGTGGTGCGGCACGGAGCGCACACGTACACGCAGTACGCGCACCTGTCGGCGGTGCTGGTGCGGCCGGGGCAGCGGGTGCGCGCCGGGCAGCCCATCGCGCTGTCCGGGAACACCGGCAACTCCACGGGACCGCACCTGCACTTCGAGGTGCGGCGCGGCCCCGGTGTGGACACGGCCGTCGAGCCTCTCCGCTGGCTGCGGAAGCGCGGCGTACGCGTGTGA
- the cydB gene encoding cytochrome d ubiquinol oxidase subunit II: MHLHDVWFVLIAFLWVGYFFLEGFDFGIGVLTKLLARDRRERRVLINTIGPVWDGNEVWLISAAGATFAAFPEWYATLFSGFYLPMLLILLCLIVRGVAFEYRHKRDEERWQRNWENAIFWTSLLPPVLWGVIFGNIVGGVKIDADKNYVGSLLDLLNPYAILGGLAMLALFTFHGAVFASLKTVGSIRERARVTASFLGMIAMGLALAFMVWTQIDKGDGKSVVALVVVAVALVAALVANMFGREGWSFTFSGATIAALIVMLFLTLFPNVMPSTLNESWNLTVSNASSSPYTLKIITWCAAIAAPLVMLYQAWTYWVFRKRIGTQHIADAH; the protein is encoded by the coding sequence GTGCACCTTCACGACGTCTGGTTCGTCCTCATCGCCTTTCTGTGGGTCGGGTACTTCTTCCTCGAAGGATTCGACTTCGGGATCGGCGTCCTCACCAAGCTGCTCGCCCGTGACCGGCGTGAGCGGCGGGTCCTCATCAACACCATCGGCCCGGTCTGGGACGGCAACGAGGTCTGGCTGATCTCCGCGGCAGGCGCGACCTTCGCGGCCTTCCCCGAGTGGTACGCCACGCTCTTCTCGGGCTTCTACCTGCCGATGCTGCTGATCCTGCTCTGCCTCATCGTGCGCGGCGTGGCCTTCGAGTACCGGCACAAGCGGGACGAGGAGCGCTGGCAGCGCAACTGGGAGAACGCGATCTTCTGGACCTCGCTGCTCCCGCCGGTGCTGTGGGGCGTGATCTTCGGCAACATCGTCGGGGGCGTGAAGATCGACGCCGACAAGAACTACGTCGGGTCCCTGCTCGACCTGCTGAACCCGTACGCGATCCTCGGCGGCCTGGCCATGCTGGCGCTGTTCACCTTCCACGGCGCGGTCTTCGCCTCGCTGAAGACCGTGGGCTCCATTCGGGAGCGGGCACGCGTCACGGCCTCGTTCCTCGGCATGATCGCCATGGGGCTGGCGCTCGCCTTCATGGTCTGGACGCAGATCGACAAGGGCGACGGCAAGAGCGTGGTCGCGCTGGTCGTGGTGGCGGTCGCGCTGGTCGCGGCGCTGGTGGCCAACATGTTCGGCCGGGAGGGCTGGTCCTTCACCTTCTCCGGCGCCACCATCGCGGCCCTGATCGTGATGCTGTTCCTGACGCTCTTCCCGAACGTCATGCCGTCCACGCTGAACGAGAGCTGGAACCTTACGGTCAGCAACGCCTCGTCCAGTCCGTACACCCTGAAGATCATTACCTGGTGCGCGGCCATCGCGGCTCCGCTCGTGATGCTCTACCAGGCATGGACGTACTGGGTGTTCCGCAAGCGCATCGGCACGCAGCACATCGCCGACGCGCACTGA
- a CDS encoding Cof-type HAD-IIB family hydrolase encodes MREDGLVTDGPVTDDPSAEPPLSSARTPASEAPPPSAPHRPPEPRTAPVPPLPDRRTRLIATDLDGTLLRDDKSVSERTIAALAAAEEAGIEVFFVTGRPARWMDVVSDHVHGHGLAICANGAAVVDLHRGRRFVEVRALQRNAAVAVVEALRAAAPGTSFAVERTGGIHYEPQYPPFHLDPVALIAPVEKLLGEEFEKAGEPVLKVLAHHSELDPDEFLALAREAAGHLASFTRSSPTALLEISGAGVSKAGTLARCCAERGIAPDEVVAFGDMPNDLEMLAWAGTSYAMANAHPDVLAATTHRTAGNNEDGVAVVIERLIEQLLEDRTAG; translated from the coding sequence ATGCGGGAAGATGGCCTCGTGACTGATGGCCCTGTGACAGACGATCCCTCCGCCGAGCCGCCGTTGTCATCCGCGCGGACGCCGGCATCCGAGGCGCCGCCGCCATCCGCTCCGCACCGGCCGCCCGAGCCGCGTACCGCCCCGGTGCCGCCGCTTCCCGACCGCCGCACCCGACTGATCGCCACCGACCTCGACGGCACCCTGCTGCGTGACGACAAGAGCGTCTCGGAGCGCACGATCGCCGCGCTCGCCGCCGCCGAGGAGGCCGGCATCGAGGTCTTCTTCGTCACCGGCCGGCCGGCCCGCTGGATGGACGTGGTCAGCGACCATGTGCACGGGCACGGCCTGGCGATCTGCGCCAACGGTGCCGCCGTCGTCGACCTGCACCGCGGCCGCCGCTTCGTCGAGGTACGCGCGCTGCAGCGGAACGCGGCGGTCGCCGTCGTGGAAGCACTGCGCGCCGCCGCACCGGGCACGTCGTTCGCCGTCGAACGCACCGGCGGCATCCACTACGAGCCGCAGTATCCGCCGTTCCACCTCGACCCGGTCGCGCTGATCGCCCCGGTGGAGAAACTGCTCGGCGAGGAGTTCGAGAAGGCGGGCGAGCCCGTCCTGAAGGTTCTCGCGCACCACTCCGAGCTCGATCCGGACGAGTTCCTCGCGCTGGCCCGGGAAGCCGCCGGGCACCTCGCGTCGTTCACCCGCTCCAGCCCCACCGCGCTCCTGGAGATCAGCGGCGCGGGCGTCAGCAAGGCCGGTACGCTCGCCCGCTGCTGCGCCGAACGCGGTATCGCTCCGGACGAGGTGGTGGCCTTCGGTGACATGCCGAACGACCTGGAGATGCTGGCCTGGGCCGGTACGTCGTACGCCATGGCCAACGCGCATCCGGACGTGCTGGCCGCGACCACCCACCGCACGGCGGGCAACAACGAGGACGGGGTCGCCGTCGTCATCGAACGTTTGATCGAGCAGCTGCTGGAGGACCGTACCGCCGGCTGA
- a CDS encoding LLM class flavin-dependent oxidoreductase, with product MRLSTVILPVRRWSEGGREVWQRAEELSFHAAYTYDHLSWRVPFRDGPWFGAVPTLTAAAAATSRIRLGTLVTSPNFRHPVTLAKELISLDDISEGRITLGIGAGGNGFDAHALLGGGEEPWTPRERADHFAEFVALLDRLLTEDTVTCDGEHYSAHEVRNIPGCVQRPRLPFAVAATGPRGLRLAARYGEAWVTTGDPKVSAAGTAEQSRAAIAGQIERLGAACEAAGRDTGKLSKILLSGFTPDRPLDSVDAFVDFAGRHGELGIDEIVLHWPIDGTVFEADLSVFERIAVEAPAQLADR from the coding sequence ATGCGACTGAGCACCGTGATCCTGCCCGTACGCCGCTGGTCCGAGGGCGGCCGGGAGGTGTGGCAGCGCGCCGAGGAGCTGAGTTTCCACGCCGCGTACACCTACGACCACCTGTCCTGGCGGGTCCCCTTCCGGGACGGCCCCTGGTTCGGCGCCGTGCCCACCCTGACCGCGGCCGCCGCCGCGACCTCCCGCATCCGCCTGGGCACCCTCGTCACCTCACCCAACTTCCGGCACCCGGTCACCCTCGCCAAGGAGCTGATCTCGCTGGACGACATCAGTGAGGGGCGGATCACGCTGGGCATCGGCGCGGGCGGCAACGGCTTCGACGCGCACGCGCTGCTCGGCGGCGGCGAGGAGCCGTGGACGCCGCGCGAACGTGCCGATCACTTCGCCGAGTTCGTCGCGCTGCTGGACCGGCTGCTCACCGAGGACACCGTCACGTGCGACGGTGAGCACTACAGCGCGCACGAGGTACGCAACATCCCCGGGTGCGTGCAGCGGCCGCGGCTGCCGTTCGCGGTGGCGGCCACCGGGCCGCGTGGGCTGCGGCTGGCGGCGCGGTACGGGGAGGCGTGGGTCACCACCGGTGATCCCAAGGTGTCCGCGGCCGGCACCGCCGAGCAGTCGCGTGCCGCGATCGCCGGGCAGATCGAGCGGCTGGGCGCGGCCTGCGAGGCGGCAGGGCGGGACACCGGGAAGCTCTCCAAGATCCTGCTGTCCGGCTTCACGCCGGACCGGCCGCTGGACTCCGTCGACGCCTTCGTGGACTTCGCCGGCCGCCATGGCGAACTGGGCATCGACGAGATCGTCCTGCACTGGCCGATCGACGGCACGGTCTTCGAGGCGGACCTGTCGGTGTTCGAGCGGATCGCGGTGGAGGCACCGGCACAGCTGGCGGACCGGTAA